A genomic region of Bradyrhizobium sp. ORS 278 contains the following coding sequences:
- the arfB gene encoding alternative ribosome rescue aminoacyl-tRNA hydrolase ArfB produces the protein MLRISRDLAIDENDIEISFVRASGPGGQNVNKLSTSAQLRFDTSRITLPEDAAARLARLAGQRMTKTGVIVIQAERFRTQERNKADAIERLVTLLREAMVRPKVRRPTKPTFGSKQRRLEGKKIRSDVKAGRGARRFDD, from the coding sequence ATGCTGCGGATCTCCCGCGACCTTGCCATCGACGAGAACGACATCGAGATCTCGTTCGTCCGCGCCTCCGGGCCCGGCGGCCAGAACGTCAACAAGCTGTCGACCTCGGCGCAGCTGCGCTTCGACACCAGCCGCATCACGCTGCCGGAGGATGCCGCCGCACGGCTGGCGCGCCTTGCCGGCCAGCGCATGACCAAGACCGGCGTCATCGTCATCCAGGCCGAACGCTTCCGCACCCAGGAGCGCAACAAGGCCGATGCGATCGAGCGGCTCGTCACGCTGCTGCGCGAAGCCATGGTGCGGCCGAAGGTGCGGCGTCCGACCAAGCCGACATTCGGCTCCAAGCAGCGCCGCCTCGAAGGCAAGAAAATTCGCAGCGACGTGAAAGCGGGACGCGGCGCGCGTCGTTTCGACGATTAG
- a CDS encoding cytochrome c family protein has protein sequence MALPAPKPVDGATLFKQQCGVCHTLSSAEPLRQGPPLSKVVGRRAGSVEGFHYSAGFAKADFTWDETKLDAWLTNPQELIPGAVMAYRQAKPDVRAAIINYLKDN, from the coding sequence ATGGCACTGCCCGCCCCCAAGCCCGTCGATGGCGCGACTCTCTTCAAGCAGCAATGCGGCGTCTGCCACACGCTGAGCAGCGCCGAGCCGCTGCGGCAGGGACCGCCGCTGTCAAAGGTCGTCGGCCGCCGCGCCGGCTCGGTCGAAGGCTTCCACTATTCGGCCGGCTTCGCCAAGGCCGACTTCACCTGGGACGAGACCAAGCTCGACGCCTGGCTGACCAATCCGCAAGAATTGATCCCCGGCGCCGTGATGGCCTATCGCCAGGCCAAGCCCGACGTGCGCGCCGCGATCATCAACTACCTGAAGGACAATTGA
- a CDS encoding VOC family protein, with product MAKPVHSMIRVFDEAKALDFYKRAFGLEIADNLRFDGFALIYLRHPSSPFEVELTVNFDRKEPYTLGDGYGHLAVVVDDLDAEHARFERENLAPGPLRDFKHNGATLARFFFVSDPDGYKIEVIQRGGRFG from the coding sequence ATGGCCAAGCCCGTGCACTCCATGATCCGCGTCTTCGATGAGGCCAAGGCGCTCGACTTCTACAAGCGCGCCTTTGGCCTGGAGATCGCCGACAATCTCCGCTTCGACGGCTTTGCGCTGATCTATCTGCGCCATCCCTCCTCGCCATTCGAGGTCGAGCTCACGGTCAACTTCGATCGCAAGGAGCCTTACACGCTGGGCGACGGCTACGGCCATCTCGCGGTCGTGGTCGATGACCTCGACGCCGAGCACGCCCGCTTCGAGCGCGAGAACCTGGCGCCGGGCCCGCTGCGCGACTTCAAGCACAATGGCGCGACACTCGCCCGCTTCTTCTTCGTCAGCGACCCCGACGGCTACAAGATCGAGGTGATCCAGCGCGGCGGCCGCTTCGGCTGA
- a CDS encoding GMC family oxidoreductase has protein sequence MAKFDLNDSSVVVIVGSGAGGGTLGNELAQKGIKVVILEAGGRYEIPDFINDEWESFTQLAWTDMRTTSGSWRVAKDFANLPAWIVKAVGGSTVHWAGASLRFEEHEFKARTTYGGVPGTTLLDWPVTLAEMAPWYAKAEFKMGVTRTNDIPGLPGNNNFKVLEAGAKRLGYKTVHTGNMAINSQPRDGRGSCQQIGFCFQGCKSGAKWSTLYTEIPKGEATGNLEVRSGCMAIKIEHDASGKVTGVVYADADGKMQQQKARIVAVAGNSIESPRLLLNSASSLFPDGLANSSGQVGRNYMRHMTGSVYATFENPVHMYRGTTMAGIVRDEAAFNPKRGFVGGYEMETLSLGLPFMAAFLNPGAWGRSFTAAMETYPRMAGMWLVGEDMPQETNRITLDPVAKDKFGMPVASVHFDDHPNDLAMRAHAYKQGSAIYEAVGATVTYPTTPYPSTHNLGTNRMSEKARDGVVNKFGQTHDVKNLFVSDGSQFTTGAACNPTLTIVALAIRQADYIAGAMQKKEI, from the coding sequence ATGGCAAAATTCGATCTGAACGATTCGAGCGTGGTCGTGATCGTGGGCTCGGGCGCCGGCGGCGGCACCCTGGGCAACGAGCTCGCACAGAAGGGCATCAAGGTCGTGATCCTCGAGGCCGGCGGCCGCTACGAGATCCCTGACTTCATCAACGACGAATGGGAGAGCTTCACCCAGCTCGCCTGGACCGACATGCGCACCACGTCCGGCTCCTGGCGCGTCGCCAAGGACTTCGCCAATCTGCCGGCCTGGATCGTGAAGGCCGTCGGCGGCTCGACGGTGCACTGGGCCGGCGCCTCGCTGCGCTTCGAGGAGCACGAGTTCAAGGCGCGCACCACCTATGGCGGCGTGCCCGGCACGACCCTGCTCGACTGGCCGGTGACGCTCGCCGAGATGGCGCCTTGGTACGCCAAGGCCGAGTTCAAGATGGGCGTGACCCGCACCAACGACATTCCTGGCCTGCCCGGCAACAACAATTTCAAGGTCCTCGAGGCCGGCGCCAAGCGGCTCGGCTACAAGACCGTGCACACCGGCAACATGGCGATCAATTCGCAGCCGCGCGACGGCCGCGGCTCCTGCCAGCAGATCGGCTTCTGCTTCCAGGGCTGCAAGTCCGGTGCGAAATGGTCGACGCTCTACACCGAGATTCCAAAAGGTGAGGCCACCGGCAATCTCGAGGTCCGCTCGGGCTGCATGGCGATCAAGATCGAGCACGACGCGTCCGGCAAGGTCACGGGCGTGGTCTATGCCGACGCCGACGGCAAGATGCAGCAGCAGAAGGCCCGCATCGTGGCGGTCGCCGGCAACTCGATCGAGAGCCCGCGGCTGCTGCTCAACAGCGCGTCCAGCCTGTTTCCGGATGGGCTTGCGAACTCGTCCGGCCAGGTCGGGCGCAACTACATGCGGCACATGACCGGCAGCGTCTACGCGACATTTGAGAACCCCGTGCACATGTATCGCGGCACCACGATGGCCGGCATCGTCCGCGACGAGGCGGCGTTCAATCCGAAGCGCGGCTTCGTCGGCGGCTATGAGATGGAGACCTTGTCGCTAGGCCTGCCGTTCATGGCCGCGTTCCTCAATCCCGGCGCCTGGGGCCGCAGCTTCACTGCGGCGATGGAGACCTATCCGCGGATGGCCGGCATGTGGCTGGTCGGCGAGGACATGCCGCAGGAGACCAACCGCATCACGCTCGATCCGGTCGCCAAGGACAAGTTCGGCATGCCTGTGGCGTCAGTGCATTTCGACGACCACCCCAACGACCTCGCGATGCGCGCCCACGCCTACAAGCAGGGCTCGGCGATCTACGAGGCCGTCGGCGCCACCGTCACCTATCCGACCACGCCCTATCCCTCGACGCACAATCTCGGCACCAACCGGATGAGCGAGAAGGCGAGGGACGGTGTGGTCAACAAGTTCGGCCAGACGCACGACGTCAAGAACCTGTTCGTGTCGGACGGCAGTCAGTTCACCACGGGCGCGGCGTGCAATCCGACGCTGACGATCGTGGCGCTGGCGATCCGACAAGCCGACTACATCGCGGGCGCGATGCAGAAGAAGGAGATTTGA
- a CDS encoding ribbon-helix-helix domain-containing protein, producing the protein MCRLFAHQPQRDYESQTRSLRIGGHSTSIRLELAFWDTLEEIAAKEGMSVAKFVTTLYAEVLDHHGEVKNFASLLRCSCLIYRAKATAAMPGFTAAAIMDAAE; encoded by the coding sequence ATGTGCCGTCTGTTCGCACACCAGCCTCAGCGCGATTATGAATCGCAGACCCGCTCTTTGCGGATCGGCGGCCATAGCACGTCGATCCGGCTCGAACTGGCGTTCTGGGACACGCTCGAGGAGATCGCAGCGAAGGAAGGCATGAGCGTCGCCAAGTTCGTGACCACGCTCTACGCCGAGGTTCTCGATCATCACGGCGAGGTGAAGAATTTCGCGTCGCTGCTGCGCTGCTCCTGTCTGATCTATCGTGCGAAGGCAACCGCCGCGATGCCGGGGTTTACCGCGGCGGCGATCATGGACGCGGCCGAGTAG
- the mutL gene encoding DNA mismatch repair endonuclease MutL, whose amino-acid sequence MPVRQLPEQVINRIAAGEVVERPASVVKELVENAIDAGASRIDIFTDGGGRRKIAITDDGGGMTAADLALAVERHATSKLDDEDLLQIRTLGFRGEALPSIGSVARLSITTRHKSEPHAWGITVDCGDKSQIVPAALNQGTRVEVADLFHATPARLKFLKTDRTEAEAIREVVRRLAMARPDIAFTVAGEERAPVTWAAALPGAPGQLTRLGDILGTDFRSHAIAVRSERDHVAVEGFAAAPALTRANALGQYLFVNGRPVRDKLILGAVRAAYADYLPRDRHPVVALFVTLDPREVDANVHPAKTEVRFRNAGLVRALIIHALKEGLAREGRRTAANDGGATIAAFRPAFTPPRPSAGPMNWDWQRSPSAPIPRHDDVDSMPPAVSSAAFAEPMQAAFDVGGPRADLRLHEQPAAPDMLDRPLGAARTQIHDTYIVSQTRDGLVIVDQHAAHERIVYERLKTSLAAHGVQRQILLIPDIVELDEATVEALLARTDELAAFGLAVESFGPGAVAVRETPSLLGKINAAGLLRDLAEHMEEWGEALPLERRLMHVAATMACHGSVRAGRRLKPEEMNALLRVMEETPNSGQCNHGRPTYVELKLADVEKLFGRR is encoded by the coding sequence ATGCCCGTCCGCCAGCTTCCCGAACAGGTCATCAACCGCATCGCCGCCGGCGAGGTGGTCGAGCGGCCCGCAAGTGTCGTCAAGGAGCTGGTCGAGAACGCGATCGATGCCGGTGCGAGCCGCATCGACATCTTCACCGATGGCGGCGGCCGGCGCAAAATTGCGATCACCGACGACGGCGGCGGCATGACCGCGGCCGATCTCGCACTCGCCGTCGAACGCCACGCGACCTCGAAGCTCGACGACGAGGACCTCTTGCAGATCCGCACGCTCGGGTTCCGCGGCGAGGCGCTGCCGTCGATCGGCTCGGTGGCGCGGCTGTCGATCACGACGCGGCACAAGAGCGAGCCGCATGCCTGGGGCATCACGGTCGATTGCGGCGACAAGTCACAGATCGTACCGGCCGCACTCAACCAGGGCACCCGCGTCGAAGTGGCCGATCTCTTCCATGCGACGCCGGCGCGGCTGAAGTTCCTCAAAACCGACCGCACCGAGGCGGAGGCGATCCGCGAGGTGGTGCGGCGGCTGGCGATGGCGCGCCCCGACATCGCCTTCACGGTCGCCGGAGAGGAGCGGGCGCCGGTGACCTGGGCCGCCGCTTTGCCCGGCGCGCCGGGGCAACTGACGCGGCTCGGCGACATCCTGGGCACCGACTTCCGCAGCCATGCGATCGCGGTGCGCAGCGAGCGCGACCATGTGGCGGTCGAAGGCTTCGCCGCCGCGCCGGCGCTGACGCGCGCCAATGCGCTCGGGCAGTATCTGTTCGTCAACGGCCGCCCGGTGCGCGACAAATTGATCCTCGGCGCGGTGCGCGCGGCCTATGCCGACTATCTGCCGCGCGACCGGCATCCGGTGGTGGCGCTGTTCGTGACGCTCGATCCGCGCGAGGTCGACGCCAACGTGCATCCTGCCAAGACCGAAGTGCGCTTCCGCAATGCCGGCCTGGTGCGCGCGCTGATCATCCACGCGCTGAAGGAGGGCCTCGCCCGCGAAGGCCGCCGCACCGCCGCCAATGACGGCGGCGCGACCATCGCGGCGTTCCGCCCGGCGTTCACGCCACCGCGGCCGAGCGCGGGACCGATGAACTGGGATTGGCAGCGTTCGCCATCCGCTCCGATCCCGCGCCATGACGACGTGGACTCCATGCCCCCGGCCGTCTCGTCCGCCGCCTTCGCCGAGCCGATGCAGGCCGCGTTCGACGTCGGCGGCCCGCGCGCCGATCTCCGCCTGCACGAGCAGCCGGCCGCGCCCGACATGCTCGACCGCCCGCTCGGCGCCGCGCGCACGCAGATCCACGACACCTACATCGTTTCACAGACGCGCGACGGCCTTGTCATCGTCGATCAGCACGCCGCGCATGAGCGTATCGTCTACGAGCGGCTGAAGACCTCGCTCGCCGCGCATGGCGTGCAGCGGCAGATCCTGTTGATTCCCGATATCGTCGAGCTCGACGAGGCCACCGTCGAGGCACTGCTCGCGCGCACCGATGAACTCGCCGCGTTCGGACTCGCCGTCGAATCCTTCGGCCCCGGCGCGGTAGCCGTGCGCGAGACACCGTCACTGCTCGGCAAGATCAATGCGGCGGGCCTGCTGCGCGACCTCGCCGAGCACATGGAGGAATGGGGCGAGGCGCTGCCGTTGGAGCGCCGTCTGATGCACGTCGCCGCCACCATGGCCTGCCACGGCTCCGTCCGCGCCGGCCGCCGCCTCAAGCCGGAGGAGATGAACGCGCTGCTCCGCGTGATGGAGGAGACGCCCAACTCCGGCCAGTGCAACCACGGCCGCCCGACCTATGTCGAGCTGAAGCTCGCCGACGTCGAGAAGCTGTTCGGGAGGAGATAG
- the rsmD gene encoding 16S rRNA (guanine(966)-N(2))-methyltransferase RsmD yields the protein MRVVGGRLKGRNIASPASRDIRPTQDRLREALFNILVHAYDDPIEGARVLDLFAGTGALGIEAVSRGAAFTLFVDNGAEARALLRNNVEALGLGGVTKVYRRDATDLGPAHPVEPFALVFLDPPYGKGLAEKALLSLRDGGWLVPSALLVVEESKAAAFKAPEGFEELERRAYDDTEFVFLRRS from the coding sequence ATGCGGGTCGTCGGGGGACGGCTGAAGGGCCGCAACATCGCGTCGCCGGCGTCGCGCGATATCAGGCCGACGCAGGACCGGCTGCGCGAGGCGCTGTTCAACATCCTCGTCCACGCCTACGACGATCCGATCGAGGGCGCGCGCGTGCTCGATCTGTTTGCCGGCACCGGAGCGCTCGGCATCGAGGCGGTGTCGCGCGGCGCGGCGTTCACGCTGTTCGTAGACAATGGCGCCGAGGCGCGGGCGCTGTTGCGCAACAATGTCGAGGCGCTGGGGCTCGGCGGTGTCACCAAGGTGTATCGCCGCGATGCCACCGATCTTGGTCCGGCACATCCGGTCGAGCCGTTTGCGCTGGTGTTTCTCGATCCGCCCTATGGCAAGGGGCTGGCGGAGAAAGCATTGCTCTCGCTGCGCGACGGCGGCTGGCTCGTGCCATCGGCGCTGCTGGTCGTGGAGGAGTCCAAGGCCGCGGCGTTCAAGGCGCCTGAGGGATTCGAGGAGCTTGAGCGTCGCGCTTACGACGACACCGAGTTCGTGTTCTTGCGCCGCTCGTGA
- a CDS encoding pseudouridine synthase: protein MPRTTDKDNDSRGRRGGAPRGRSEGGKGSKAGRSGAARGPEKKFAKRSFDDGRAPRRRDDGDAPRKSYGGKPRFNRDERPRGDRPYAARSGEGEKRAFKPRGDRPKFDRDDRGGEKRPYTPRGNRDDARPAGRSSERKFGERKPYAPRERDGEKRPYTPRGEGARDRGDRPARSFGDRPSRGGDRPERKFGGERKFSRGAEGDRGERKFGGGARGPRKEFGDRPPRGESKPWQKRGAEGERAERGPRATREGGRSYDRPRSDRTREDRPKFDRPKFDRSRDRGDDRGFNKPRRRPEGPTDWQEHPRSERREFGDRPRRDNENDGEIFARRPAFGGRGPYRARKPEPEKRSKRVVPDEAPKPRKTGERIAKVLARAGLASRRDAEEMVTQGRVSVNGRIINSPALDVTENDEIKVDGAPLPERERTRLFLYHKPRGLMTTHSDPEGRPTVFDNLPEGLPRLISIGRLDFNTEGLLLLTNDGGLARVLELPDTGWTRRYRVRAHGEITQGQLDQLAAGVEVDGVKYGPIEATLERDQGANVWLVVAIREGKNREVRNVLAHLGLEVNRLIRVSYGPFQLLELPEGEVQEVKTRVLREQLGEKVIAQSGADLGPAGSSNREPLPDPKPKPKREIVADRKGRRVLVQRTGSEEARERHEAEARFPGPPRRPKRGYHGKRDISPRDDE, encoded by the coding sequence ATGCCCCGCACCACCGACAAAGACAACGATTCCCGCGGCCGCCGCGGCGGCGCCCCACGGGGGCGGTCCGAGGGCGGCAAGGGGTCCAAGGCGGGCCGCTCGGGCGCCGCGCGCGGGCCGGAGAAGAAATTCGCCAAGCGCTCGTTCGACGACGGCCGCGCGCCGCGCCGCCGCGACGACGGCGATGCGCCTCGCAAATCCTATGGCGGCAAGCCGCGCTTCAACCGTGACGAGCGGCCGCGCGGCGACCGACCGTATGCGGCGCGGTCGGGCGAGGGCGAGAAACGCGCCTTCAAGCCGCGCGGCGATCGGCCGAAGTTCGACCGCGACGATCGCGGCGGCGAGAAGCGTCCGTACACGCCGCGTGGCAATCGCGACGATGCGCGGCCGGCTGGGCGGTCGTCGGAGCGCAAGTTCGGCGAGCGCAAGCCTTACGCGCCGCGGGAGCGCGATGGCGAGAAGCGGCCGTATACGCCGCGCGGCGAAGGTGCGCGGGATCGCGGCGACCGGCCGGCGCGCAGCTTCGGAGACCGGCCTTCGCGCGGAGGCGATCGGCCGGAACGCAAGTTCGGCGGCGAACGCAAATTCTCGCGCGGTGCCGAAGGTGATCGCGGCGAGCGCAAGTTCGGTGGCGGCGCGCGTGGACCGCGCAAGGAGTTCGGTGATCGTCCGCCGCGCGGGGAGAGCAAGCCCTGGCAGAAGCGCGGGGCGGAAGGCGAGCGTGCTGAACGCGGCCCGCGCGCGACGCGCGAGGGCGGACGCAGCTATGATCGTCCGCGCTCCGACCGCACGCGAGAGGATCGTCCGAAGTTCGACCGGCCGAAATTCGATCGTTCGCGCGATCGCGGCGACGATCGAGGCTTTAACAAGCCGCGTCGTCGTCCCGAGGGCCCTACCGACTGGCAGGAGCATCCGCGCAGCGAACGCCGCGAGTTCGGCGACCGGCCGCGCCGTGACAATGAGAACGACGGCGAGATCTTTGCCAGGCGCCCGGCGTTCGGCGGCCGTGGTCCGTATCGCGCGCGCAAGCCAGAGCCAGAGAAGCGCAGCAAGCGTGTGGTGCCCGACGAGGCGCCGAAGCCGCGCAAGACCGGAGAGCGCATCGCCAAGGTGCTGGCGCGTGCCGGCCTCGCCTCGCGCCGCGACGCCGAGGAGATGGTGACGCAGGGCCGCGTCAGCGTGAACGGCCGGATCATCAATTCGCCGGCGCTCGACGTCACCGAGAACGATGAGATCAAAGTCGACGGCGCGCCGCTGCCGGAGCGCGAGCGGACGCGGCTGTTTCTGTACCACAAGCCGCGCGGGCTGATGACGACGCACAGCGACCCCGAGGGCCGCCCGACGGTGTTCGACAATCTGCCCGAGGGCCTGCCGCGGCTGATCTCGATCGGCCGGCTCGACTTCAACACCGAGGGTCTGCTGCTGCTCACCAATGATGGTGGCCTCGCGCGCGTGCTGGAACTGCCGGACACCGGCTGGACCCGGCGCTATCGCGTGCGTGCGCATGGCGAGATCACGCAAGGACAGCTCGATCAGCTTGCCGCAGGCGTCGAGGTCGACGGCGTGAAGTACGGGCCGATCGAGGCGACGCTCGAGCGCGACCAGGGCGCCAATGTCTGGCTGGTCGTCGCGATCCGCGAAGGCAAGAACCGCGAGGTGCGCAACGTGCTGGCACATCTCGGCCTCGAGGTGAACCGCCTGATCCGCGTCTCCTACGGCCCATTCCAACTCCTGGAGCTGCCCGAGGGCGAGGTGCAGGAGGTCAAGACGCGGGTGCTGCGCGAGCAGCTCGGCGAGAAGGTCATCGCGCAGTCCGGCGCCGATCTCGGTCCGGCGGGCAGTAGCAATCGCGAGCCGCTGCCGGATCCGAAGCCCAAGCCGAAGCGCGAGATCGTCGCCGACCGCAAGGGCCGCCGCGTGCTGGTCCAGCGTACCGGCAGCGAGGAGGCCCGCGAGCGCCACGAGGCTGAGGCCCGCTTCCCCGGCCCGCCCCGGCGGCCGAAGCGCGGCTATCACGGCAAGCGCGATATCAGCCCGCGGGACGACGAGTAG
- a CDS encoding nucleoside deaminase, giving the protein MNSPSFMDLALKAAESAAISGEVPIGCVVVRDGTVIAAAANRTLTDRDPTAHAEILALRQAAQAIGSERLIDCDLYVTLEPCTMCAGAISFARIRRLYYGAADSKGGAVESGVRFFAAPTCHHAPEVYSAVGEQQSAQMLREFFKARR; this is encoded by the coding sequence ATGAACAGCCCTTCTTTCATGGATTTGGCCCTAAAAGCGGCCGAATCGGCCGCAATTTCCGGCGAGGTGCCGATCGGCTGCGTCGTGGTGCGCGACGGCACAGTGATCGCCGCCGCCGCCAACCGCACCCTGACCGACCGCGACCCGACCGCGCACGCCGAGATCCTGGCGCTGCGCCAGGCCGCCCAGGCGATCGGCAGCGAGCGGCTGATCGATTGCGACCTCTACGTCACGCTGGAGCCGTGCACGATGTGCGCCGGCGCCATCTCCTTCGCCCGTATCCGCCGGCTGTATTACGGGGCGGCCGACTCCAAGGGCGGCGCCGTGGAGTCAGGCGTGCGCTTCTTCGCCGCGCCGACGTGCCATCACGCACCGGAGGTCTATTCGGCGGTCGGCGAGCAGCAGTCGGCGCAAATGCTCAGGGAGTTCTTTAAGGCGCGGCGCTGA
- a CDS encoding alpha/beta fold hydrolase, with the protein MSDLADLFPGYASEWINTASGRIFARVGGNGPPLLLLHGFSETHVMWHRVAPALADRFKLIIADLPGYGWSDMPDSDADHTPYTKRAMAHAIVEAMEQLGHVHFALAGHDRGGRVAYRLALDHPGRLSQLAVLDILPTYDYWERMNRAYALKIYHWAFLAQPAPLPETLIAGSGEFFLKQKMASQTKSKTLDAIDPRALQHYLAPFRDPARIHAMCEDYRAGAYADYEIDKADLAAGRKITTPMLALWGDAGIASAAATPLDTWQRWATNVRGVAVDSGHFLTEENPAETARLLREFLLSK; encoded by the coding sequence ATGTCTGATCTCGCCGATCTGTTTCCAGGCTATGCGTCCGAATGGATCAACACCGCATCGGGGCGGATTTTCGCGCGCGTCGGCGGCAACGGTCCGCCGCTGCTCCTGCTGCACGGCTTTTCCGAGACGCATGTGATGTGGCACCGCGTGGCCCCGGCGCTGGCCGATCGCTTCAAGTTGATCATCGCCGATCTGCCGGGTTACGGCTGGTCGGACATGCCCGACAGCGATGCCGACCACACGCCCTATACCAAGCGCGCAATGGCCCATGCGATCGTCGAGGCTATGGAGCAGCTCGGCCACGTCCACTTTGCGCTGGCCGGCCACGACCGCGGTGGCCGCGTCGCCTATCGCCTCGCGCTCGACCATCCTGGCCGTCTGTCGCAGCTCGCCGTGCTCGATATCCTGCCGACCTACGATTATTGGGAGCGCATGAACCGCGCCTACGCGCTGAAGATCTATCATTGGGCCTTCCTGGCCCAGCCGGCGCCGCTGCCGGAAACACTGATCGCGGGATCCGGCGAATTCTTCCTCAAGCAAAAGATGGCGAGCCAAACCAAGTCGAAGACACTGGACGCGATCGACCCCCGCGCGCTGCAGCACTATCTCGCGCCGTTCCGCGATCCCGCCCGTATCCATGCGATGTGCGAGGACTATCGGGCCGGTGCTTACGCCGACTACGAGATCGACAAGGCCGATCTCGCGGCCGGCAGGAAGATCACGACCCCGATGCTGGCGCTGTGGGGCGATGCCGGGATTGCCAGCGCAGCGGCGACGCCGCTCGACACCTGGCAGAGATGGGCGACCAACGTCCGCGGCGTGGCGGTCGATTCCGGGCACTTCCTCACCGAGGAGAACCCGGCCGAAACGGCGCGGCTGTTGCGGGAGTTCTTGCTGAGCAAGTGA